The region CAACGTCTTCTCATTAATTTTTAAAACTTTTGCTAGTCTAGGGAGTAATTTTTCTTTTAATTTTCTCTGGCCATTTTCAATTTTACATAATGTACTTTGGTCAATATCTAAGTCTGCTGCTAATTTCCTTAAAGGCAGGCCATTAGATATTCTAATTTGCTTTATATATGTTCCAAAGTTATCTGACATTGACACCTTCCGCCTTGGCAGTTTTTGTCAAAATACATATTACAAGCTTTTAGTACAATATTTTTTTTTGGGGGGGGGGATTTTCCTTTTCTTTCTTAGCCGCTGCCTACAATTAATTGAGGTTAACAAATTGCAAACAACGTTCCCAGGCATGCAGAAGTTGCCGTCTTCGGCAATTTGGGGCGTCTTCGCCCT is a window of Chitinispirillales bacterium ANBcel5 DNA encoding:
- a CDS encoding helix-turn-helix transcriptional regulator; the encoded protein is MSDNFGTYIKQIRISNGLPLRKLAADLDIDQSTLCKIENGQRKLKEKLLPRLAKVLKINEKTLKIKYLGSQIAYSLLEEKNALEVLKVAEETLTQYISEK